From the genome of Virgibacillus siamensis, one region includes:
- a CDS encoding acetate--CoA ligase → MSTDLGGIHDIIRESKIVYPDKTKQGSTEMGSSEAFQTLLKQSQEDPETFWNEVAQELHWFKPWEETISGSLPDFEFFKGGISNPCYNLLDRHIANGAGNKTALIWEGEDGKTSFYTYQMLLAEVNRFSNVLQSLGVKKGDPVAIYLPNLAESFIAILACFRIGAVYSTIFSGFSEQSLEDRLSSYEPKVIVTADASLRRGKVIPLKEKVDHVIDEIASVDAVVVVDRMGTNPPMEKGKDFWWHEEQKKASIQFEPAHVEANEPGIVFFTSGTTGKPKGVVHSGMAFVVQNYVYAKYHMDHRPDDVFWCTADVGWLTMHIWGVVGSLANGVTTVVYEGAPNYPEQDRIYQIIDKYRVNKLFTAPTALRMLRSLGEKALQPYNLSCLDVVSLVGEPFDPDTWHWTKDVLGGGNICVNNTWGQTETAGCPLAGAAWLTPMKPGSAGVQFLGADMDIVDNEGNSVPKGTLGNLVIRKPFPMLCRTLWKEPTRYYEKYYSQVEGRYYASDIALEDEDGYFWVVGRSDDAFNVSGHRLSTMEMENAVLECDAVSEVAVIGTPDRIKGEVPIVFATLADGFNADNELKKQIEQSIVEGIGQLARPQNIFFVESMPKTVSGKIMRRLLKEVVIKGDVAGDVTGLEDPAAVRHIRDTVAANMDSKV, encoded by the coding sequence TTGAGTACTGATTTGGGAGGAATTCACGATATCATCAGGGAAAGCAAGATTGTATACCCTGATAAGACGAAACAGGGATCAACAGAGATGGGAAGCAGTGAGGCTTTTCAAACTCTGCTAAAACAGTCGCAGGAGGATCCTGAGACATTTTGGAATGAGGTTGCGCAAGAACTGCATTGGTTTAAACCATGGGAAGAAACAATAAGTGGCAGCTTGCCTGATTTTGAGTTTTTTAAAGGGGGAATCAGTAATCCCTGTTACAACCTGTTAGACCGGCATATCGCTAATGGTGCGGGCAATAAAACCGCCCTGATTTGGGAAGGAGAGGACGGGAAGACAAGCTTTTATACGTATCAGATGTTACTTGCCGAAGTGAATCGTTTTTCCAATGTTCTTCAATCACTGGGAGTGAAAAAAGGTGATCCCGTTGCCATTTATCTCCCTAATTTGGCGGAATCGTTTATAGCAATCCTTGCCTGTTTCCGAATCGGGGCTGTATACAGTACAATTTTCTCCGGTTTTTCCGAGCAATCGTTGGAAGATCGGTTGTCCAGTTACGAGCCGAAAGTCATCGTTACAGCTGATGCAAGTTTGCGCCGTGGTAAAGTAATTCCGCTTAAAGAAAAGGTTGACCATGTAATTGATGAAATTGCCAGTGTTGATGCTGTTGTCGTCGTTGACCGAATGGGTACAAACCCGCCAATGGAAAAAGGAAAGGATTTCTGGTGGCACGAAGAACAGAAAAAAGCATCCATTCAGTTTGAGCCTGCCCATGTTGAGGCAAATGAGCCTGGTATTGTCTTCTTTACAAGTGGGACGACGGGTAAACCTAAAGGGGTTGTTCATTCCGGAATGGCCTTCGTCGTTCAAAACTATGTATATGCCAAATATCATATGGACCACCGCCCGGATGATGTTTTTTGGTGTACTGCGGATGTCGGCTGGCTCACGATGCATATCTGGGGAGTTGTTGGATCTTTGGCAAATGGCGTTACAACCGTTGTTTATGAAGGTGCGCCCAATTATCCGGAACAGGATCGTATTTACCAAATTATCGATAAATACCGTGTGAATAAGCTATTTACAGCCCCAACCGCCTTGCGAATGCTTAGAAGTCTTGGTGAAAAGGCGCTTCAGCCTTATAATCTATCTTGTCTTGATGTTGTTTCATTGGTAGGCGAACCGTTTGATCCGGATACATGGCATTGGACAAAAGATGTACTTGGCGGAGGAAATATTTGTGTGAATAACACATGGGGACAAACGGAGACAGCTGGATGTCCTTTGGCAGGAGCTGCTTGGCTAACACCGATGAAGCCTGGGTCGGCGGGTGTTCAATTTTTGGGTGCTGATATGGACATCGTGGATAATGAAGGGAATTCCGTTCCTAAAGGCACATTGGGTAATTTGGTTATCCGCAAGCCGTTCCCGATGCTCTGCCGGACACTATGGAAAGAACCAACCAGATATTATGAAAAATATTACAGCCAGGTTGAAGGGCGTTATTATGCAAGTGATATTGCTTTAGAGGACGAAGATGGATATTTCTGGGTTGTTGGACGTTCTGATGATGCTTTTAATGTATCGGGGCATCGTTTAAGCACCATGGAAATGGAGAATGCCGTCCTCGAATGTGACGCTGTCTCGGAAGTAGCAGTCATCGGCACACCGGATCGAATCAAGGGGGAAGTTCCAATCGTTTTTGCGACACTGGCTGATGGGTTCAATGCCGACAATGAATTGAAAAAGCAAATTGAACAAAGCATTGTGGAAGGGATTGGTCAATTAGCCCGCCCACAAAATATTTTCTTTGTAGAATCAATGCCCAAAACAGTCAGCGGGAAAATCATGCGGCGTCTTTTGAAAGAAGTTGTAATCAAAGGGGATGTCGCCGGTGATGTAACCGGACTGGAGGATCCTGCAGCTGTTAGGCATATTCGGGATACAGTTGCAGCCAATATGGATTCGAAAGTATAA
- a CDS encoding phage holin yields the protein MDKGTIIRSVVLALALLNQVLVIFGKSPLPFSQEEMEQGISVLFTVITSLVAWFKNNYVTDKGRKQKSVLGDNGLL from the coding sequence ATGGATAAAGGTACAATCATTCGTTCTGTTGTATTGGCACTGGCTTTATTGAATCAGGTGCTTGTGATTTTTGGAAAATCCCCGCTGCCATTTAGCCAGGAGGAGATGGAGCAGGGAATTTCGGTTTTATTTACGGTGATTACTTCGCTTGTTGCATGGTTTAAAAATAATTATGTAACGGATAAAGGGAGGAAACAAAAATCAGTGCTAGGGGATAATGGGCTTCTATAA
- a CDS encoding FecCD family ABC transporter permease, protein MLHTIQHSSILKMIIQFAGAMALVFAAGISIAYGVADIHLQTVWQAVVDFDPKNTSHQIIRELRLPRAVGAALVGAFLAVSGAIMQGMTRNPLASPSIMGVTDGAAFALVLILAFSSGVSTIGMTFASLAGAGVAVALVFMVGSLSTSGLTPVKLALAGVAIGTLLSSISSIIALHFNLEKQLGFWLAGGLAGTDWTSIQMLLIAGALGLVIAFAISRSITVLNLGEDVAAGLGQRNIIIKVMGILTVLILTGAAVSVAGAVGFLGLIIPHMTRFIMGTDYRWIIPASAIFGALLLVLSDILSRVINAPFETPVGAITSLIGVPFFLYLARGSSGGGKA, encoded by the coding sequence ATGTTACATACAATTCAACATTCATCCATATTAAAAATGATCATTCAGTTTGCGGGGGCGATGGCGCTCGTTTTTGCTGCCGGGATATCGATTGCTTACGGAGTGGCGGATATTCATTTGCAAACGGTTTGGCAAGCAGTGGTTGATTTCGACCCGAAAAACACCTCTCATCAGATTATCCGGGAACTTCGGCTGCCAAGAGCAGTAGGTGCAGCGCTGGTTGGTGCCTTTTTGGCAGTATCCGGGGCGATTATGCAAGGGATGACCAGAAACCCTTTGGCATCCCCGTCGATCATGGGGGTAACAGATGGAGCAGCTTTTGCACTGGTTTTGATTTTGGCATTTTCCTCGGGTGTATCTACCATCGGCATGACCTTTGCATCGCTTGCAGGTGCGGGTGTTGCTGTCGCGCTCGTTTTTATGGTCGGCTCGCTGTCAACCAGTGGTCTTACACCGGTTAAGCTTGCCCTTGCCGGTGTTGCGATTGGTACGTTATTGAGTTCGATTTCGTCTATAATCGCACTGCATTTCAATCTGGAAAAACAGCTTGGATTTTGGCTTGCCGGCGGGTTGGCAGGAACTGATTGGACATCCATTCAAATGCTATTGATTGCAGGGGCACTCGGTCTGGTTATTGCCTTTGCTATTTCAAGGTCGATTACGGTACTTAATCTTGGTGAAGATGTTGCAGCGGGGTTAGGACAGCGTAATATTATAATCAAGGTAATGGGCATTTTAACGGTTTTGATTTTGACCGGGGCTGCCGTATCTGTTGCGGGGGCCGTTGGTTTTCTTGGGCTTATCATCCCCCATATGACACGTTTTATTATGGGGACTGACTATCGCTGGATTATACCGGCCTCAGCCATTTTTGGTGCCTTGCTGCTGGTGCTTTCTGATATTCTATCCCGTGTAATCAACGCACCGTTTGAAACACCGGTCGGGGCAATCACATCACTAATTGGTGTGCCATTTTTTCTCTATCTTGCACGCGGAAGCAGCGGGGGTGGTAAAGCATGA
- a CDS encoding DJ-1/PfpI family protein — MKALFFLYDGYVGWEISPLSYMLNISGIEVKTAALSADVIDAGNFRVKVDLLIEAVDPADFDILVIPGGEPEPLVAEDDLLNIIRAFDNEHKWIAAICGASTFLAAASILHDRKFSTSVDDEPEYAHYFDGKNLSEADVTVCENLITAEGNAYIEFAIAVGKELNIFEDREDELETVLFFKNQLRG, encoded by the coding sequence GTGAAAGCATTATTCTTTTTGTATGATGGATATGTTGGTTGGGAAATCAGTCCGTTATCGTACATGTTAAATATTTCAGGCATTGAGGTGAAAACTGCTGCTTTAAGTGCTGATGTTATTGATGCTGGAAACTTCAGAGTGAAGGTTGATTTGTTGATTGAAGCAGTTGATCCTGCAGATTTTGATATTTTGGTTATTCCGGGAGGTGAGCCGGAACCGTTAGTCGCGGAAGATGATTTGTTAAACATTATTCGTGCGTTTGATAATGAACATAAATGGATTGCGGCAATTTGTGGTGCGTCCACTTTTCTGGCTGCAGCCAGTATATTGCATGATCGAAAATTTTCAACGTCTGTTGACGATGAACCGGAATATGCGCATTATTTTGATGGAAAAAATTTGAGTGAAGCAGATGTTACGGTGTGCGAAAACTTGATAACAGCTGAAGGAAACGCATATATAGAATTTGCTATAGCGGTTGGTAAAGAACTAAATATTTTTGAGGACAGGGAAGATGAACTGGAAACGGTATTGTTTTTTAAAAATCAACTTCGAGGTTAA
- a CDS encoding FecCD family ABC transporter permease, translating to MNKKTTQFAGVITLLVILIVIMFFITLSTGVIQVPPLDVVKTLVGQGTDRFELVLFDFRLPEIVLALLIGTGLAVSGTILQGVTQNDLADPGILGINTGAGLAIVLFIFLIQDSINATLSVFIMPLFALIGALFAALLIYLLAWKNGVNPIRLILVGIGVNAGFSAALIIFQLKMDPQDFRQATVWLSGDIWNADWTFVWALLPWILLLVPFAMQKAHILNVLTLGDDVAAGLGSKVEKERRTLLLIAVALAGASVAAGGAIAFLGLVVPHIARKIIGPLHQYIIPIAALIGALLLMVSDTIGNNLLNPTQIPVGIVVAILSTPYFIYLLIKTN from the coding sequence ATGAATAAAAAAACCACACAATTCGCTGGTGTCATCACATTATTAGTTATATTAATAGTTATCATGTTCTTCATAACGTTAAGCACTGGTGTCATTCAAGTGCCACCGCTGGATGTGGTAAAAACACTAGTTGGACAAGGGACTGATCGATTTGAATTGGTTCTGTTCGATTTTCGGCTGCCGGAAATTGTTCTGGCTTTATTGATTGGTACTGGGCTGGCCGTTTCCGGAACCATTTTGCAGGGGGTAACGCAAAATGACCTGGCTGATCCGGGGATTTTAGGCATCAATACAGGCGCCGGCCTCGCAATTGTTTTATTCATTTTTTTGATTCAGGATTCGATAAACGCGACTTTATCTGTATTTATTATGCCGTTGTTCGCCTTAATCGGGGCATTGTTTGCGGCATTATTGATTTATTTGCTAGCCTGGAAAAACGGTGTTAATCCAATCCGGCTTATCTTGGTTGGGATAGGTGTTAATGCGGGCTTTAGTGCAGCACTGATCATTTTTCAGCTGAAAATGGACCCGCAGGATTTTCGGCAGGCAACGGTTTGGCTCTCCGGAGACATTTGGAATGCGGACTGGACATTTGTATGGGCATTGTTGCCCTGGATTTTACTGCTTGTTCCCTTTGCAATGCAGAAGGCGCATATTCTCAATGTGCTGACATTGGGGGATGATGTTGCTGCCGGCCTTGGTTCCAAAGTTGAAAAAGAACGGCGCACACTGTTGCTGATTGCTGTTGCGCTAGCCGGTGCAAGTGTTGCTGCAGGCGGAGCAATTGCATTCCTTGGACTGGTTGTGCCGCATATTGCACGAAAGATTATTGGGCCATTGCATCAGTATATCATTCCAATTGCAGCCTTGATTGGTGCATTGTTATTGATGGTATCGGATACGATTGGCAACAATCTGCTTAATCCGACACAAATTCCTGTGGGCATTGTGGTTGCCATTTTAAGCACACCATATTTTATATATTTATTAATTAAAACAAATTAA
- a CDS encoding DUF2200 domain-containing protein, translating into MAKHKIYTMSVASVYPHYVTKAEKKGRTKSEVDEIIRWLTGYSQEELEAKLEKQVDFETFFAEAPQMNPSRTLIKGVICGVRVENIEEPTMQEIRYLDKLIDELAKGKAMEKILRK; encoded by the coding sequence ATGGCAAAACATAAGATTTATACAATGAGTGTCGCAAGTGTCTACCCCCATTATGTTACTAAGGCGGAGAAAAAAGGACGTACGAAATCAGAAGTTGATGAAATCATCCGTTGGTTGACAGGATATAGTCAGGAAGAGTTGGAAGCGAAACTGGAAAAACAGGTGGATTTTGAGACCTTTTTCGCGGAAGCACCCCAGATGAATCCTTCACGAACGTTAATTAAAGGTGTGATCTGCGGTGTCAGAGTGGAAAACATTGAAGAACCAACGATGCAGGAAATTCGTTATTTGGATAAACTGATAGATGAATTAGCAAAGGGAAAAGCGATGGAGAAGATTTTACGGAAATAG
- a CDS encoding S-Ena type endospore appendage has product MITDDICGNINVECNASKKTLLWRTLLPYSVGTVSIFYSSGCELMEIFINNVLTLTIEKGQTQSITVPCIKKLEVRCQGKEGECCKGKYQLAIHYKDPFYDFPQKEGCLK; this is encoded by the coding sequence ATTATAACCGATGATATCTGTGGTAATATCAATGTAGAGTGTAATGCATCTAAAAAAACATTGCTTTGGAGAACATTATTGCCTTATTCAGTGGGAACAGTCAGTATTTTTTATAGTTCTGGTTGTGAATTGATGGAGATCTTTATCAACAACGTTTTAACTTTGACAATAGAGAAGGGACAGACACAGTCGATTACAGTTCCTTGTATAAAAAAGTTGGAGGTTCGATGTCAGGGGAAAGAAGGTGAGTGTTGTAAAGGCAAGTATCAACTTGCCATTCATTATAAAGACCCCTTTTATGATTTTCCGCAAAAAGAAGGTTGTCTTAAGTAA
- a CDS encoding class I SAM-dependent methyltransferase — protein MGNRWNEFVYKLWSPVYDRVFNSGKFLQVRKKIFQGNNFNENQNILFVGVGTGAELEQLNHTELNITAIDYTNEMLEKAKFKFKSSSIKFLKMDAQDMSFQDNHFDVVVGSLVLSVVPDVDKCIKEMVRVLKPNGEIIIFDKFAPEDKELSPVKKAVRPLIKLLGTDIGLNFGKMYEQNKETLSIKEDTPLMFNGMYRKIVMSKTS, from the coding sequence ATGGGCAATCGCTGGAATGAATTCGTATATAAATTGTGGTCTCCTGTTTATGATCGCGTTTTTAATTCAGGAAAATTCCTTCAGGTTCGAAAAAAGATATTTCAAGGAAACAATTTTAATGAAAATCAAAATATACTTTTCGTCGGTGTAGGAACGGGAGCGGAATTGGAACAGCTCAATCATACGGAATTAAACATTACAGCAATAGACTACACGAACGAAATGCTGGAGAAGGCTAAATTTAAATTCAAAAGTTCATCCATAAAGTTTTTAAAAATGGATGCACAGGACATGAGCTTTCAGGATAATCATTTCGATGTGGTGGTTGGAAGTCTTGTTTTATCGGTTGTTCCTGATGTAGATAAATGTATCAAAGAGATGGTAAGGGTTTTAAAACCAAACGGAGAGATTATCATATTTGATAAATTTGCACCTGAAGATAAAGAACTTTCTCCTGTTAAAAAAGCAGTCAGACCGTTAATCAAGCTGCTTGGTACGGACATAGGTCTGAACTTTGGGAAGATGTATGAGCAAAATAAAGAGACTTTATCTATTAAAGAAGATACGCCTTTAATGTTTAATGGCATGTACAGAAAGATAGTGATGAGCAAGACTAGCTAG
- a CDS encoding GNAT family N-acetyltransferase, whose protein sequence is MEIREIKTSDAEKFIQLTYQVEKNSKYMLWEAGERKIDSDKQLKIIDSFLQKENSTIFVVENEKANLIGFLMAIGGNAKRNKHSIYIVIGILEEYRGQGVGRKLYDRLDQWAIQHKIRRIELTVVAKNAAGLSLYRKMDFEIEGTKRDSLMIDGEFVDEYYMAKLLEI, encoded by the coding sequence ATGGAGATTAGAGAAATAAAGACTTCGGATGCGGAAAAGTTTATTCAGCTCACTTATCAGGTTGAAAAAAATTCAAAATATATGCTGTGGGAGGCAGGTGAAAGAAAAATTGATTCTGATAAGCAGCTGAAGATAATAGATTCATTTCTCCAAAAAGAGAATTCCACTATATTTGTTGTTGAAAATGAAAAAGCCAATTTAATTGGTTTTCTGATGGCTATCGGCGGAAATGCAAAACGTAATAAGCATTCCATTTATATCGTTATCGGAATCCTGGAAGAATACAGAGGACAAGGGGTTGGCCGTAAGTTATACGACAGGCTGGATCAATGGGCAATACAACATAAGATACGTCGTATAGAGTTGACGGTAGTTGCCAAGAATGCTGCAGGATTATCACTTTATAGGAAGATGGACTTTGAAATCGAAGGAACAAAAAGGGATTCGCTTATGATAGATGGCGAATTTGTTGATGAATATTATATGGCAAAGCTTTTGGAGATTTAA
- a CDS encoding iron-hydroxamate ABC transporter substrate-binding protein — protein sequence MFTRKKSYVLFSCLIVSLALIISACGSDNEESSSSGDSSNNNSEITMDSKKGEVTIPKDAERIIAPYHEDALLALGVKPAAKWAIGNSIQNYLEGQLKDVPKIEWNLPLEQVMKYNPDLIILSNTLDSYEGSYEDYQKIAPTYVLSDEAANNWRKQIELFGKMLGKEDKAQKVLKQYDDKVSNAKEKLNKSIGDETVAMIWTMGNKFYLFEKDRHVADIVYSELGIKAPEVVKSLGKAPNDAWNAISIEKLSQLKADHVFLLGMKGEEGIKTLKNSSVWQSTPAAKSGNVYVMNDPSHWTNEGLIASEKTIDAIVETLAK from the coding sequence ATGTTCACACGAAAAAAATCCTATGTTTTATTCAGCTGTCTGATCGTGAGTCTTGCCCTGATTATTTCAGCCTGTGGAAGTGATAACGAAGAATCTTCCTCCTCCGGCGACAGCAGCAATAATAATTCTGAAATAACAATGGACAGTAAAAAAGGTGAAGTAACCATCCCAAAAGATGCTGAACGCATTATCGCACCCTACCACGAAGATGCACTGCTGGCGCTTGGGGTAAAACCTGCCGCTAAATGGGCAATCGGAAACAGCATCCAAAATTATCTGGAAGGACAATTAAAAGACGTTCCAAAAATTGAGTGGAATCTGCCGCTTGAACAAGTGATGAAATACAACCCGGACTTGATTATTTTATCAAATACACTGGATAGCTATGAAGGATCCTATGAGGATTATCAGAAAATCGCTCCCACATATGTGTTGTCAGATGAAGCAGCCAATAATTGGCGCAAACAGATTGAGTTATTCGGTAAGATGCTCGGTAAAGAAGATAAAGCACAGAAGGTTTTAAAGCAGTATGACGATAAAGTTTCCAACGCAAAGGAAAAGCTGAACAAATCAATTGGTGATGAAACAGTCGCGATGATTTGGACGATGGGCAATAAATTTTACCTGTTTGAAAAAGACCGTCATGTTGCTGATATTGTTTATTCGGAATTAGGTATCAAAGCACCGGAAGTTGTCAAAAGTCTTGGCAAAGCACCAAATGACGCATGGAATGCTATCTCCATCGAGAAGCTCTCCCAGTTGAAAGCAGATCATGTCTTCCTGCTCGGGATGAAAGGTGAAGAAGGAATCAAAACATTGAAAAACAGCAGCGTATGGCAAAGCACGCCAGCTGCGAAGTCAGGTAACGTCTATGTCATGAATGATCCAAGTCACTGGACCAATGAAGGGCTAATCGCATCAGAAAAAACTATTGATGCTATTGTAGAAACCCTGGCTAAATAA
- a CDS encoding DUF418 domain-containing protein: MNSITPTKGSERLTWIDAARGFAIFGIFIVNIGAFSAPYFLYGGAEEAWSAPVDQFTQAFKDVFFQASFYTLFSILFGFGFQIMMERVIDKGINAKLFLFRRLLILICFGIVHAFLIWSGDILLSYGIIGLFLIAFIHRKDKTLLAYAIVLLGFSVSYFSHYLFQVREFLGYSNFVGINQARENYLSNDLSVIISQNIHDWIYSNGLFTYLLFVTTLLPMFLLGMYIARRRWLHEPAANKRVIWSWWSVSLLFFISLKWGPYLYGNPEWFYFIQDNVGGTASALFYLFSITLLYQSRIGAKLFQPFSYVGRMSLTNYIFQSVISFVLFYGVGFGLYGSITPSVSIGIVIIVFSLQVVLSKFWMVKYRFGPLEWVWRSLTYQKIQPMRRVQIRGSEVEKG; this comes from the coding sequence ATGAACTCCATCACACCAACAAAAGGTTCAGAACGTCTTACATGGATTGATGCTGCACGGGGCTTTGCCATATTCGGGATCTTCATTGTAAATATCGGGGCTTTTTCTGCTCCATATTTTTTGTATGGCGGGGCGGAAGAGGCATGGTCTGCACCAGTTGACCAGTTCACCCAGGCATTTAAAGATGTGTTTTTCCAGGCGAGTTTTTATACATTGTTCTCTATTTTGTTCGGATTCGGGTTTCAAATCATGATGGAACGGGTTATTGATAAAGGAATAAATGCAAAACTATTTTTGTTCCGCAGATTGTTGATCCTGATTTGTTTTGGTATCGTTCATGCATTTCTGATTTGGAGCGGTGATATATTACTGTCATACGGAATTATCGGGTTATTCCTGATTGCATTCATTCATCGGAAAGATAAAACATTATTGGCGTATGCCATAGTATTGCTGGGATTTAGTGTTTCTTATTTTTCCCATTACTTGTTTCAAGTACGGGAATTTTTGGGGTATTCCAATTTTGTCGGAATAAATCAGGCAAGAGAAAATTACCTGAGCAATGATTTATCAGTTATTATTTCACAGAACATACATGACTGGATATATTCAAACGGGCTGTTCACTTATCTTTTATTCGTTACAACGCTGCTCCCAATGTTTTTACTTGGAATGTATATTGCAAGAAGACGCTGGCTCCATGAACCGGCGGCAAACAAACGTGTGATATGGAGTTGGTGGAGTGTGAGCTTGCTCTTTTTTATCAGTTTGAAATGGGGTCCGTATTTATATGGCAATCCGGAATGGTTTTATTTTATCCAGGATAATGTTGGAGGCACTGCCTCGGCTTTATTTTACCTTTTCTCAATAACGCTTTTATATCAAAGCAGAATCGGTGCAAAGCTGTTCCAACCATTTTCTTATGTCGGACGCATGTCGCTGACCAATTATATTTTCCAATCTGTAATTAGTTTTGTTTTGTTTTATGGTGTGGGATTTGGCTTGTATGGATCCATTACCCCAAGTGTCAGCATCGGTATCGTCATAATCGTATTCAGTCTTCAGGTGGTATTAAGCAAGTTCTGGATGGTGAAATACCGCTTCGGACCGCTTGAATGGGTGTGGCGCAGTCTGACGTATCAGAAAATCCAGCCGATGAGGCGGGTTCAGATACGTGGGAGTGAGGTTGAAAAGGGCTGA
- a CDS encoding VOC family protein, with amino-acid sequence MGDLLGVEEVLFFVDDVQDAKKWFSDLLGSEPYFDHANYCAFHAADTTVAVHPSDEKTSSGIAGQVIYWRVADIKKTIAHFESHGCSLFRGPIYGVDEVWVCQLLDPFGNVWGLLEK; translated from the coding sequence TTGGGGGATCTATTAGGTGTGGAAGAGGTATTATTTTTTGTAGATGATGTGCAGGATGCGAAAAAATGGTTCAGTGATTTGCTTGGCAGTGAGCCTTATTTTGACCATGCGAATTATTGTGCCTTTCATGCAGCTGATACGACGGTAGCTGTACATCCCAGTGATGAGAAAACCTCTTCTGGTATTGCGGGGCAGGTTATATACTGGAGGGTGGCTGACATTAAAAAAACAATTGCACACTTTGAATCACATGGGTGTTCTTTATTTCGCGGGCCGATTTATGGGGTGGATGAAGTTTGGGTTTGTCAGCTGCTGGATCCATTTGGGAATGTTTGGGGACTTTTAGAAAAATAA
- a CDS encoding YisL family protein — MNTHLHVTAWALAFILFIVVVILNKSGKAKGAKIVQMILRLDYLFILYSGGTLLAGYFGAPQMGEAIFKGLAGIWAIFAMEMISLKSGREEATKGWWIQLVIAVILTMILGFGRLGLGFLP; from the coding sequence ATGAATACACATCTGCACGTTACAGCATGGGCACTGGCTTTTATTTTGTTTATCGTAGTAGTGATACTGAATAAATCAGGCAAGGCTAAAGGTGCTAAAATTGTACAAATGATACTTAGACTGGATTACTTATTCATTTTATATTCTGGAGGCACACTGCTTGCGGGATATTTCGGAGCACCGCAAATGGGCGAGGCAATCTTCAAAGGACTTGCAGGTATTTGGGCAATTTTTGCTATGGAAATGATCAGCCTGAAATCCGGCAGGGAAGAGGCGACAAAAGGCTGGTGGATTCAGCTGGTCATCGCTGTCATTCTTACCATGATTCTTGGATTTGGCCGTCTCGGACTTGGATTTTTGCCATAA
- a CDS encoding GNAT family N-acetyltransferase, whose amino-acid sequence MSIFKYKPEITGDKIILRPVQTADVDSLQQLLLDREVNILTGSVHSSDAEIESYETNKLKKLYGDWAVSDERTVFMIVRKSDGEIIGESVLNDYDAGNSSCNFRIWIAGVTGHGFGTETVNLTMTYAFRDLNLHRVELEVYDFNPRARHVYEKAGFKHEGTKRDALRFDGQWVDAHTMSMLNREWHMYTN is encoded by the coding sequence ATGAGTATATTCAAATATAAACCTGAAATAACAGGTGATAAGATAATACTGCGCCCGGTCCAAACGGCTGACGTGGATTCTCTGCAACAGCTATTGCTTGATCGTGAAGTAAATATCCTTACGGGGTCGGTTCATTCCAGTGATGCTGAAATTGAGAGTTACGAAACAAATAAGTTGAAGAAGTTATATGGTGACTGGGCAGTATCTGACGAACGAACTGTTTTCATGATTGTACGGAAATCGGATGGGGAAATTATCGGTGAGTCTGTCCTGAATGATTATGACGCAGGTAATAGCAGTTGTAATTTTCGTATTTGGATTGCCGGTGTTACAGGTCATGGCTTTGGAACAGAAACTGTCAACCTCACAATGACGTATGCGTTCAGGGATTTGAATTTGCATCGGGTTGAATTGGAAGTATATGATTTTAATCCAAGAGCACGCCATGTATATGAAAAGGCAGGGTTTAAACATGAGGGAACCAAACGGGATGCCTTGCGATTTGATGGACAATGGGTGGATGCACATACAATGTCAATGCTGAATCGGGAATGGCATATGTACACAAACTAA